In Candidatus Auribacterota bacterium, the following proteins share a genomic window:
- a CDS encoding PaaI family thioesterase, with protein sequence MDTVQLRDDRWCFACGENNPHGLKLKFTLDQQKVLRTAFTFRKEHQGYTDIVHGGFLGLILDEIMLNLAWRLGIKAVTAGLELRFKKVVRVGDTVDFRGWIDERKNRLLSAQAEARDARGDVVATATAKCIVLR encoded by the coding sequence ATGGACACAGTACAACTGAGAGATGACCGCTGGTGCTTCGCCTGCGGCGAGAACAACCCTCATGGCCTCAAGCTGAAATTCACGCTCGACCAGCAGAAGGTGCTGCGCACCGCATTTACCTTCCGGAAGGAACATCAGGGATACACGGATATCGTCCACGGCGGATTTCTGGGCCTTATCCTCGACGAGATCATGCTCAACCTGGCCTGGCGGCTCGGTATCAAGGCGGTGACCGCGGGGCTGGAACTGCGGTTCAAGAAGGTGGTCCGCGTCGGTGATACGGTGGATTTCAGGGGATGGATCGACGAGCGGAAGAACCGTCTCCTGAGCGCGCAGGCCGAGGCGCGGGACGCGCGGGGCGATGTGGTCGCCACCGCAACGGCAAAGTGCATCGTGTTAAGATAA
- a CDS encoding NAD+ synthase — translation MKIALAQINPTIGDFSGNLKKILLFLKRAERGGAGLCIFPEMAIPGYPARDLLLDGGFIDENLKTLERLAKRVGNTAVIVGFAARTGSRTGRGLFNAGALIREGKVQLIFHKMLLPSYDVFDELRYFDPASHVSTATIGGTTIGLSICEDIWNIPDFWKQRFYSVDPVEMLAKKGAGMLVTISSSPFVIGQRTLRHCILKKIASGYGIPVFYVNQVGGNDQLIFDGCSMALDARGEVVAQGNPFEEDLIFAESHPAGPTIPWIEEPVEETVYRALVLGVRDYARKCGFKAAVIGLSGGIDSAVTACIAVEALGRKNVIGIAMPSMYSSKASVKDARELADNLGIRFTVIPIARLYRSYIQTLRPVFRRLRQDETEENIQARIRGNILMALSNKFGYLVLSTGNKSEVAVGYCTLYGDMTGGLAALSDVPKTLVYGLSHYINQHAEIIPESCIVKDPSAELKPGQKDQDSLPPYDVLDAVLTRYVEKREKPGEIIAAGYDRKLVWDIICRVERNEYKRNQAPPGLKVTSKAFGPGRRIPLAQKYY, via the coding sequence ATGAAAATTGCACTCGCGCAGATCAACCCCACCATTGGCGATTTTTCAGGCAATCTGAAAAAGATCCTCCTCTTTCTCAAAAGGGCCGAGAGGGGCGGGGCCGGCCTCTGCATATTCCCCGAGATGGCGATACCGGGATATCCCGCGCGCGACCTGCTGCTCGACGGAGGTTTCATCGACGAGAACCTGAAGACGCTGGAGCGGCTGGCGAAGCGCGTGGGGAACACCGCCGTCATCGTGGGTTTCGCGGCGCGCACCGGCTCTCGCACCGGCAGGGGCCTCTTTAACGCCGGCGCGCTGATCCGGGAGGGGAAGGTTCAGCTGATTTTTCATAAGATGCTCCTCCCGAGCTACGATGTGTTCGACGAGCTCAGGTACTTCGATCCTGCCTCGCATGTTTCCACTGCGACGATAGGCGGGACGACGATCGGCCTCAGCATCTGCGAGGATATCTGGAATATCCCGGACTTCTGGAAGCAGCGATTCTACTCGGTGGACCCGGTTGAGATGCTCGCCAAGAAGGGCGCAGGGATGCTGGTGACCATCTCCTCCTCGCCGTTTGTCATCGGGCAGCGGACGCTTCGCCACTGCATCCTCAAAAAAATTGCCTCCGGGTACGGGATCCCGGTTTTTTACGTCAATCAGGTCGGAGGGAACGATCAGCTGATTTTCGACGGGTGCAGCATGGCGCTGGATGCGAGAGGGGAAGTGGTCGCCCAGGGGAATCCGTTCGAGGAGGATCTCATTTTCGCGGAGAGTCATCCGGCAGGCCCCACGATCCCCTGGATTGAAGAGCCCGTGGAAGAAACCGTGTACCGCGCGCTGGTCCTTGGAGTGAGGGATTACGCGAGGAAATGCGGTTTTAAGGCGGCGGTCATAGGTTTGAGCGGCGGTATCGATTCGGCGGTCACTGCCTGCATCGCCGTGGAGGCCCTGGGGCGAAAAAACGTCATCGGTATCGCCATGCCGTCCATGTACTCCTCGAAAGCGAGCGTGAAAGACGCGCGGGAGCTCGCGGATAACCTCGGGATACGATTCACCGTGATCCCCATCGCCCGGCTCTACCGCTCCTATATTCAAACGCTGAGGCCGGTCTTTCGCCGGCTCCGCCAGGACGAGACCGAGGAGAATATCCAGGCCCGCATTCGAGGCAATATCCTCATGGCGCTCTCAAATAAATTCGGCTACCTCGTCCTTTCGACAGGAAACAAATCGGAGGTGGCAGTTGGTTACTGCACCCTCTACGGAGATATGACAGGCGGCCTCGCGGCCCTCTCTGATGTACCCAAGACACTCGTGTACGGGCTCTCGCACTACATCAACCAGCACGCCGAGATCATCCCGGAGAGTTGTATCGTGAAGGATCCCTCCGCCGAGCTCAAACCCGGCCAGAAGGATCAGGATAGCCTACCCCCCTACGATGTCCTCGACGCGGTTCTGACCCGCTACGTGGAGAAGCGGGAGAAGCCCGGGGAGATCATCGCCGCGGGATACGACAGGAAGCTCGTATGGGATATCATTTGCCGGGTCGAGCGGAATGAGTACAAGAGAAACCAGGCCCCCCCTGGCTTGAAAGTCACCTCGAAGGCGTTCGGTCCCGGCCGGCGCATCCCTCTGGCGCAAAAGTACTATTAG
- a CDS encoding tetratricopeptide repeat protein has product MKRKTFLSDIDTPEKKKLYQIITERPQQVSNFKQLAELMRKDKQYASAAAILKEGIELHPGDSGIQSHLAKTYHEAGETERAIELYQGIIQAHPEDLVPYEKVEKICRENEMYERAVKLYRGVAKGSALKELSHQRIHFLLVEKLRDFERGAKNLLEAIEEFGPNYRRCKDLGRLYAKMGRWPEASRFYEGALQFKKDDTDLIGLLGWALVESGELQQAEECFKRVGDSFQGVISLAELYLRLGRTDDAEAKLDALAQRYPGNTRIAIGYAELTLRRGDAGSALRLCEETLPRMPAYFAFEQAHAHEVLEAAHRSLGREETARYHGELAAALKRGPDTYTALINLAEGKIAALDLPRAEAVLGRILELYPGNTRALINRGEIALQRNEPRAAADIVEKALESPPTRYVDERVRGHLLLSRAYSLLGDRKNSKRHQELAEALRGGGA; this is encoded by the coding sequence ATGAAACGCAAAACCTTCCTGAGCGACATTGACACCCCCGAGAAAAAGAAGCTGTATCAGATCATCACCGAGCGCCCCCAGCAGGTCTCCAACTTCAAGCAGCTCGCAGAGTTGATGCGCAAGGATAAACAGTACGCGAGCGCGGCCGCGATCCTCAAGGAGGGGATCGAGCTGCATCCCGGCGACAGCGGCATCCAGAGCCATCTCGCGAAAACATACCATGAGGCGGGAGAAACCGAACGCGCGATCGAGCTCTACCAGGGGATCATACAGGCCCACCCGGAGGACCTCGTCCCCTACGAGAAGGTGGAAAAGATATGCCGGGAAAATGAAATGTATGAGCGCGCGGTGAAGCTCTACCGCGGGGTCGCGAAGGGGAGCGCGCTCAAGGAACTGAGCCACCAACGCATCCATTTCCTCCTCGTTGAGAAACTGAGAGATTTTGAGCGGGGGGCGAAAAACCTCCTCGAAGCGATAGAGGAGTTCGGGCCGAATTACCGCCGGTGCAAGGACCTGGGAAGGCTCTACGCCAAGATGGGGAGATGGCCCGAGGCCTCGCGCTTTTATGAGGGGGCGCTCCAATTCAAAAAGGATGACACTGATCTCATCGGGCTGCTCGGATGGGCGCTCGTCGAATCAGGCGAGCTTCAGCAGGCCGAGGAATGTTTCAAGCGGGTCGGCGATTCTTTCCAGGGGGTGATCAGCCTCGCTGAGCTCTACCTGCGGCTGGGCCGCACCGATGACGCCGAGGCGAAGCTCGACGCCCTCGCGCAGCGATACCCGGGCAACACGCGTATCGCCATAGGCTACGCCGAACTCACCCTCAGGCGCGGGGACGCGGGTTCCGCTCTCAGGCTCTGCGAAGAAACGCTCCCGCGGATGCCGGCGTACTTCGCGTTTGAACAGGCGCACGCCCACGAGGTGCTCGAGGCCGCTCACCGCTCGCTCGGCAGGGAAGAAACAGCCCGTTACCACGGCGAGCTCGCCGCGGCCTTGAAACGGGGGCCTGATACCTACACTGCACTGATCAACCTGGCGGAGGGAAAAATTGCCGCTCTGGACCTCCCGAGGGCTGAGGCCGTCCTTGGCAGGATCCTTGAGCTCTATCCCGGCAACACCCGCGCCCTCATCAATCGCGGTGAGATCGCGCTGCAAAGGAACGAGCCCCGCGCTGCGGCGGATATCGTCGAGAAGGCGCTGGAGAGTCCTCCCACCAGATACGTGGACGAGAGGGTCAGGGGGCACCTCCTGCTCTCTCGGGCATATTCGCTCCTGGGAGACCGGAAAAATTCCAAGAGGCACCAGGAACTCGCCGAAGCGCTGCGCGGCGGGGGCGCATGA
- a CDS encoding zinc ribbon domain-containing protein has translation MPTYEYECQKCGHRLERFQPISAPPLRSCPRCRGRLQRLISAGAGILFKGSGFYATDYRSKGYREAEKKEREAASPKKETKKDTGKAKPASE, from the coding sequence ATGCCCACGTACGAGTATGAATGCCAGAAATGCGGCCACCGCCTCGAGCGTTTCCAGCCCATCAGCGCGCCGCCGCTGAGATCATGCCCGCGCTGCCGTGGCAGACTCCAGCGCCTGATCAGCGCGGGGGCCGGGATACTCTTCAAGGGCTCCGGCTTTTACGCCACTGACTATCGCAGCAAGGGCTACCGCGAGGCGGAGAAGAAGGAACGAGAAGCCGCCAGCCCGAAAAAAGAAACAAAAAAAGACACCGGCAAGGCGAAACCGGCGAGTGAATGA